TCCCACTCCAAAGAGAAAAGGGACGGCGATCTGAACCAGTGACAAGGCACGATAGGTATCGAAAAGATGGTCGACCAGCCCCAGCGCGAGCGCCCATGGAAGTATGACCAGCGAGACCACACTGAAGATCAGCCAGGTGTTCTCCCACTTCCAAACTCGATTGAACTTCATCGGCAACATGCAGTTGCCCGACATGAGCCCGGCAAGCAGCGTGAGTGCAATTCCTATCGGCAGCGATGTCTCCATCTATCGGCTCTCGCTGGAGGTCGAAGTCGTGACCGTCCTCATGTCCGTAGACGCGCCCGGCTCCTGCGGCGTCTTGTAGAAGCCGCCACTCACCTGGGCTGGAAAGATAAAGTGCTCCTTGAGATGCGGAATGTGCTCCAGAAAAACAGCTTCGTGATCGAGCGCAATGTGATTGAAAAGGACCAGATGCTGATGCAACTGCCCCATATCTCCGACGTGAGGCACGATTGGCAGCTCATATTTCTTTGCCATCAGGCTGACAGTGAGAAACTCGCTCACACCTGCGAGCCTGGTGCAATCTGCCTGAACGAAATGCAAGCCTCCGTAGCGAAAGAAGTTCTTGAAGAGGACGCGGTTCGGTATGTGCTCACCCGCGGCAATTTTCACAGGCGCAATCTCACGCGAGAGAACTGCATGCACATGGACATCGTCCGGGTGCGTCGGCTCCTCGATCCACAGCGGCTTGAACCGGGCAAGTTCGCGACACATTCGGCTCGCTTCGGCATAGTTCCAATGCTGGTTCGCATCGAACATCAGGATGCCCGAATCGCCAACAACGCCGCGTAGCATCTCGGCCCGGCGCAGATCGCGCGATTCATCCGCTGATCCGACCTTTAGCTTGAAGGCGCGGAATCCACGCTCGATGGCACGCGCGGTGAGTTCGCGCACTTTCTGGTCGTCATACGCCATCCATCCAACCGAGGTGTCATACCCTGGATATCCAGATTCCAAGATTGGTTCACGAATGCCGCGAGTTGAAAGATGTGACCGCAGAATCCCGAGAGCATCTTCCTCGCTTAATGCGTCCTCAACGAAGCTAAGATCCAGCGTCGCAACAACCTCCTCAGGCGTCAGGTCGAGAAGCAGTTTCCACAACGGCACTCCGCGGCTCTTCGCCCATAGATCGAAGCACGCATTCGTGATCGAAGCGAGCGCCAGGTGAACCACACCCTTGTGGGGACCAAGCCAGCGAAGAGACGGATCGTCCGCGAGCCCGCGAGAGAACTTTCCGAACTCCGACATCAGCTCGTTGATTTCCCTGCCCACAAGCGTTCTGGCAAGCATGTCGATCGCTTCGCATACCAGCCTGTTTCCATCCCCGAGCGTAAGCGCAATTCCCGTTCCCGATAACTGCCGGTCACTTTCTAACCGGGTGATCGCCATGCAGTACTCCGAGTTCGTGTGAACCGAATCGGTGCCTGCGCCCGGCGGAAGCGCAAAGCGAGCGTCGACAGTTGAAGCGCGTTGAATTATGCAATCAGGCATCTTTAAGCCTCACCCTATCTCCTGTAACCCAGCTCTGCTCCACCGCTCACCGGCAGGATGCAGCCGGTGATGAACCGTGCTTTAGACGAAAGAAGGAAAACCGCCGCATCCGCGATCACATCTCCGTGGGGACACGAACCGAGCAGGTGAATATCATCGAGATACTGACGAATGGAGCTGGGGTCGGGCTGTTCCGCACACCACCGTTCGAGCATCGGCGTCCATACTCCAGCGGGACACACAGCATTCACGCGAATGGAATACCGAGCGTAATCTGCGGCCATGGCCTTGGTAAGCGAAATCATGGCTCCCTTGCTTGCCACGTAAGCCGCATGATCCTGCTGTCCAATGAGGCCAACCATGCTGGCAGTATTCAGGATCGCTCCTTTGCTCGCCACCAGAGCCTCAAACGCATACTTCGTCGTCCAGAAAACAGACTTCACATTAATGCGCTGCAGGTCGTCCCATTCCCGCTCCGATGTTTCGTGGAGCGGCTTCGACGGGCTCGCAATCCCGGCATTGTTATGCACGGAGTCGATGCGCCCAAACCGCTTCAGCACTGCGTCAATGGCGGCACGCAGAGCATCGCCATCGGACACATCCGCATGGAGCGCTATACTGTCGCCGCCGGCTTCCGATGCGGTGCGCAATGCGGTCTCCAGATCCCGGTCGAGAATAGCGACAGTGGCGCCTTCGCGCGCATAGGCCAGAGCGCACTCGCGGCCGATACCATCCGCGCCGCCGGTCAACACAATCACCTTCTCCGAAAGATCACCCGGCATGTGAGGTACGCTTTTCCCAGTTGTCATAAGCCGTCTTTGCGAATCGTTCCATCGCTCTTTTTACGTACTGCTCCGCAACTTCGCCTTCACCCTCCTGCAACAGATCGATGATTCGTTGATGCGCTTCGAGATCTTTGCCCCAGGCCGACGTCTCCTGGCCGCTTGCCACCACGCGCATGCGGACAAACGCAAAAAACGGAAGAAGTATCCTTCGAGCATGTTCCATCAGGAAGGGGTTGCGAGACAGTTCACAGAGTTCAAGATGGTAAAGGGAATCGCAATCGAGAAGGCCGTCCAGATTTCCGGCGCTGGCCATCTCCCGCATCACATCCAGAGTGGCCTGCAGAACCTTCAAATCAGGCTGCGTTGCGGCCGCAAGGCGCGCGGCCAATCCCTCAATTGCGCCGCGAAGTTGGTAGATGTGGGCTACATC
This sequence is a window from Acidicapsa acidisoli. Protein-coding genes within it:
- a CDS encoding GntR family transcriptional regulator, translating into MPTTSSLTSEGLVKHNLAERLRQEIMSGSLQPGMRIVEGKWASKFGVAQGSIREAINILAQAGFVTKASGRSARVIHLSEDDVAHIYQLRGAIEGLAARLAAATQPDLKVLQATLDVMREMASAGNLDGLLDCDSLYHLELCELSRNPFLMEHARRILLPFFAFVRMRVVASGQETSAWGKDLEAHQRIIDLLQEGEGEVAEQYVKRAMERFAKTAYDNWEKRTSHAG
- a CDS encoding enolase C-terminal domain-like protein, with translation MPDCIIQRASTVDARFALPPGAGTDSVHTNSEYCMAITRLESDRQLSGTGIALTLGDGNRLVCEAIDMLARTLVGREINELMSEFGKFSRGLADDPSLRWLGPHKGVVHLALASITNACFDLWAKSRGVPLWKLLLDLTPEEVVATLDLSFVEDALSEEDALGILRSHLSTRGIREPILESGYPGYDTSVGWMAYDDQKVRELTARAIERGFRAFKLKVGSADESRDLRRAEMLRGVVGDSGILMFDANQHWNYAEASRMCRELARFKPLWIEEPTHPDDVHVHAVLSREIAPVKIAAGEHIPNRVLFKNFFRYGGLHFVQADCTRLAGVSEFLTVSLMAKKYELPIVPHVGDMGQLHQHLVLFNHIALDHEAVFLEHIPHLKEHFIFPAQVSGGFYKTPQEPGASTDMRTVTTSTSSESR
- a CDS encoding SDR family NAD(P)-dependent oxidoreductase yields the protein MPGDLSEKVIVLTGGADGIGRECALAYAREGATVAILDRDLETALRTASEAGGDSIALHADVSDGDALRAAIDAVLKRFGRIDSVHNNAGIASPSKPLHETSEREWDDLQRINVKSVFWTTKYAFEALVASKGAILNTASMVGLIGQQDHAAYVASKGAMISLTKAMAADYARYSIRVNAVCPAGVWTPMLERWCAEQPDPSSIRQYLDDIHLLGSCPHGDVIADAAVFLLSSKARFITGCILPVSGGAELGYRR